In the genome of Candidatus Eisenbacteria bacterium, one region contains:
- a CDS encoding TetR/AcrR family transcriptional regulator, with amino-acid sequence MAPERARSRDDQRARIVDAARRLFASRGFDEVTMADVAADAGVARATVFNHFGSKHALVEAITEDVIAYYDGMLRNALADTSTPTPTLVRALFDEMGAGIEEDRRFYRGVFREIAKVRLGLDEGGVGQRAGEAALELLVQLLARGQERGELSRTFRAQDLASAFDSLVNGTITHWLYGDAAEPLRERMGRAAAVFLGEVATGTPAKRRPPPTLAPRRMRHRR; translated from the coding sequence ATGGCGCCGGAGCGCGCACGGAGTCGAGACGACCAGCGGGCCCGCATCGTCGACGCGGCCCGCCGTTTGTTCGCCAGCCGCGGGTTCGACGAGGTGACCATGGCCGACGTCGCGGCCGACGCCGGCGTCGCACGCGCCACCGTCTTCAATCATTTCGGGTCGAAGCACGCCCTCGTCGAAGCGATCACCGAGGACGTCATCGCGTACTACGACGGCATGCTTCGCAACGCCCTCGCCGACACTTCCACGCCGACGCCGACGCTCGTGCGTGCCCTCTTCGACGAGATGGGCGCGGGGATCGAGGAAGACCGCCGGTTCTATCGGGGCGTGTTCCGGGAGATCGCGAAGGTGCGTCTCGGGCTCGACGAAGGGGGCGTCGGGCAGCGGGCCGGCGAAGCCGCCCTCGAGCTCCTCGTCCAGCTCCTGGCGCGCGGCCAGGAGCGCGGCGAGCTGAGCCGGACCTTTCGCGCCCAGGACCTCGCGTCCGCGTTCGACAGTCTGGTCAACGGCACCATCACCCACTGGCTCTACGGCGACGCAGCCGAGCCGCTCCGGGAGCGGATGGGACGTGCGGCGGCGGTGTTCCTCGGAGAGGTCGCGACGGGCACACCGGCGAAGCGCCGCCCGCCACCAACCCTGGCGCCGCGGAGGATGCGGCACCGTCGATGA